A stretch of the uncultured Cohaesibacter sp. genome encodes the following:
- a CDS encoding PilZ domain-containing protein → MTLHLENRTSRRRRVLKGGKIFYNNFCFSADCVIRNQGADGMMLSVSSALQLPENFAIFSRKDGKLASARMIWRRGDRLGIKLTSDMEEVWDSNRPHIRQMSTMITH, encoded by the coding sequence GTGACCCTTCATCTTGAGAACCGGACGAGCAGGCGGCGGCGTGTTCTGAAGGGCGGGAAGATTTTTTATAACAATTTTTGCTTCAGTGCTGACTGCGTCATTCGCAATCAGGGTGCCGATGGCATGATGCTGTCGGTTTCAAGCGCGCTTCAATTGCCTGAAAATTTTGCGATTTTCAGTCGCAAGGACGGTAAGTTGGCCTCGGCACGGATGATCTGGCGGCGGGGGGATCGGCTTGGTATAAAGCTGACATCAGATATGGAAGAGGTGTGGGATTCGAACCGTCCTCATATTCGCCAGATGTCGACCATGATCACCCATTAA
- a CDS encoding DUF1629 domain-containing protein, with product MPTKAREETKKKSYPDVFSMPGLNAVGERFKTLVESFEPGVHQFFPLELFRKDGTPVDEPYYIFNCTVSFDSILLKHSEAKWVNLDKPEEYPRLEIVSMQKQVLSKQAIEGHHIWSHLRQRMRGLFVSDAFHKQLKKNKIKYLFSRKCEELDVPWIEEENLGPLLDYERKHGLEKSLKPWLKLNPEQLF from the coding sequence TTGCCGACCAAGGCACGGGAAGAAACAAAGAAGAAATCGTATCCGGATGTTTTTTCCATGCCCGGGTTGAATGCGGTTGGAGAGCGCTTCAAGACACTGGTTGAATCATTTGAACCCGGCGTGCACCAATTTTTCCCTCTAGAGCTTTTTCGGAAAGATGGGACGCCAGTCGATGAACCATATTACATTTTCAATTGCACAGTCTCATTCGATAGCATCTTGCTCAAACATTCTGAAGCCAAGTGGGTGAATCTGGATAAACCGGAAGAATATCCAAGGCTAGAAATTGTTAGTATGCAGAAGCAAGTATTGAGCAAGCAGGCAATTGAAGGTCACCATATTTGGAGTCATCTTAGGCAGCGCATGAGAGGTTTATTCGTTTCAGACGCATTCCACAAGCAGCTTAAGAAAAACAAAATCAAGTATCTCTTCTCTCGGAAATGCGAGGAGTTGGATGTGCCGTGGATTGAAGAGGAAAATCTCGGACCCCTACTCGACTATGAAAGAAAGCATGGGCTTGAAAAGAGCTTGAAACCCTGGCTCAAGTTAAATCCTGAACAACTATTCTGA
- the typA gene encoding translational GTPase TypA: MNLRNIAIIAHVDHGKTTLIDELLKASGMFRENQQTEERMMDSNDIERERGITILAKVTSLEHAGTHINIVDTPGHADFGGEVERILHMVDGVIVLVDAAEGPMPQTKFVVSKALKLGLRPIVAINKIDKPEQRADEVLDEVFDLFANLDANEEQLDFPVLYGSAKNGWMALEPDGPKTDMEPLFDLVVKHVPPPHVEEGEFRLLATTIESDNFLGRILTGRILAGEVKPNMTVKALARDGKLVENGRISKVMAFRGLERQSIEVGEAGDIVSIAGLQKATVADTICAPSVTQSIEAQPIDPPTLSMTFRVNDSPLAGTEGDKVQSRVIRARLLSEAEGNVALKVEEAADSDAFVVSGRGELLLSILIENMRREGFELGIGRPQVVMQKDENGKITEPIEEVIIDVDDEFSGVVVQKMQERKGEMIEMRPSGGGRTRLVFYAPTRGLIGYQSELLSDTRGTAILNRIFHEYAPHKGDIASRNTGVLLSNGNGEAVAYALWQLEDRGPMMISPGTKVYEGMIVGEHTRGNDLDINVLKGKQLTNIRSSGKDDAIKLTTPMKLSLEAALSYIADDELVEVTPKSIRLRKILLDPNDRKRAERAAKKAS, from the coding sequence ATGAACCTGCGCAACATTGCGATCATTGCTCACGTCGACCACGGCAAAACCACGCTGATCGACGAATTGCTGAAAGCCTCCGGCATGTTCCGTGAGAACCAGCAGACCGAAGAGCGGATGATGGACTCCAACGACATCGAGCGCGAGCGCGGCATCACCATCCTTGCCAAGGTCACCTCACTTGAGCATGCCGGCACCCACATCAACATCGTAGACACCCCGGGCCATGCCGACTTTGGCGGCGAAGTGGAGCGTATCCTGCACATGGTCGACGGTGTGATCGTGTTGGTCGATGCAGCAGAAGGCCCGATGCCCCAGACCAAATTCGTGGTCTCCAAAGCCCTCAAGCTCGGCCTTCGACCTATTGTCGCGATCAACAAGATCGACAAACCGGAGCAGCGCGCCGACGAAGTGCTCGACGAAGTCTTTGACCTGTTCGCCAATCTCGACGCCAACGAAGAACAGCTGGACTTCCCTGTCCTCTATGGCTCCGCCAAAAATGGCTGGATGGCGCTGGAACCCGATGGACCGAAAACCGACATGGAACCTTTGTTCGACCTCGTGGTCAAACATGTCCCGCCGCCACATGTCGAAGAAGGCGAATTCCGCTTGCTGGCAACCACCATCGAAAGCGACAACTTCCTTGGCCGCATCCTGACCGGGCGCATCCTTGCCGGTGAAGTCAAGCCAAACATGACGGTCAAGGCTTTGGCCCGCGACGGCAAGCTCGTTGAAAATGGTCGCATCTCGAAAGTGATGGCCTTCCGCGGTCTGGAGCGTCAGTCGATTGAAGTCGGTGAAGCAGGCGATATCGTCTCCATTGCCGGTCTGCAAAAGGCGACCGTGGCAGATACCATCTGCGCCCCGTCCGTGACCCAGAGCATCGAAGCCCAACCAATCGACCCGCCAACCCTGTCCATGACCTTCCGCGTCAATGACAGCCCGTTGGCTGGCACCGAAGGCGACAAGGTTCAGAGCCGTGTCATCCGCGCCCGCCTTCTCTCCGAAGCCGAAGGCAATGTTGCTTTGAAAGTCGAAGAAGCTGCTGATTCCGACGCCTTCGTCGTGTCAGGTCGTGGTGAATTGCTGCTGTCCATTCTCATCGAAAATATGCGCCGCGAAGGCTTCGAGCTTGGCATTGGCCGCCCGCAAGTCGTCATGCAGAAAGATGAAAATGGCAAGATCACCGAGCCAATCGAAGAAGTCATCATCGACGTCGATGACGAATTCTCCGGCGTGGTCGTGCAGAAAATGCAGGAACGCAAGGGCGAAATGATCGAAATGCGCCCATCGGGCGGTGGTCGCACCCGTCTGGTCTTCTATGCACCGACCCGTGGCCTGATCGGTTACCAGTCCGAGCTTTTGTCCGACACACGCGGCACGGCAATCCTAAACCGCATCTTCCACGAATATGCGCCACACAAAGGGGACATTGCCAGCCGCAACACCGGCGTTCTGCTCTCCAATGGCAATGGCGAAGCCGTCGCCTACGCCCTGTGGCAGCTGGAAGACCGCGGCCCAATGATGATTTCCCCGGGCACCAAGGTCTATGAAGGCATGATTGTTGGCGAACATACCCGCGGCAACGATCTCGACATCAACGTGCTCAAAGGCAAGCAGCTGACCAACATCCGCTCTTCGGGCAAGGATGATGCCATCAAGCTGACCACGCCAATGAAACTGAGCCTTGAAGCAGCGCTCAGCTACATTGCCGATGACGAACTGGTGGAAGTGACGCCAAAATCGATCCGTCTGCGCAAGATCCTGCTTGATCCCAATGACCGCAAAAGAGCCGAGCGCGCCGCCAAAAAGGCAAGCTAA